The proteins below come from a single Eucalyptus grandis isolate ANBG69807.140 chromosome 3, ASM1654582v1, whole genome shotgun sequence genomic window:
- the LOC108958747 gene encoding probable protein phosphatase 2C 8 isoform X2, protein MGMWDFINQMALMMDFIRCFYAWNVGFQLQWLLQQVLRDYCLKQYVMAEPEATVSKRTELDDILVIASDGLWDALSNEAACQVVRRCLDRYIKRRFPEELRGSNAVKVAAVLAKLAMSRDSQDNINVIMVELKKPN, encoded by the exons ATGGGTATGTGGGACTTTATCAATCAAATGGCGCTAATGATGGACTTTATTCGATGCTTTTATGCATGGAATGTTGGTTTCCAATTGCAGTGGTTACTTCAGCAAGTGCTGA GAGATTATTGTTTAAAGCAATACGTGATGGCTGAGCCAGAGGCCACGGTAAGCAAGAGAACAGAGTTGGATGACATCCTCGTTATAGCAAGCGATGGGTTATGGGATGCGCTCTCTAATGAGGCTGCCTGCCAGGTCGTGAGGAGGTGCCTTGACAGATATATAAAGAGGAGGTTCCCTGAGGAGCTAAGAGGAAGTAATGCCGTCAAGGTGGCTGCAGTGCTAGCCAAACTGGCCATGTCTCGAGATAGCCAAGACAATATCAATGTGATTATGGTCGAGTTGAAGAAACCAAACTAG
- the LOC108958747 gene encoding uncharacterized protein LOC108958747 isoform X3: MQRRRWRERVEEGDGGVVRKDERGGWREGIGWTRRRGRQGRRRWWGRRRLWWQNAGIRERCCVVAMWPCPCLLITRLAEKESGSSWRKGHRLEWIPCPRRACYIEVNGRLLFKAIRDG; this comes from the exons ATGCAGCGACGGAGATGGAGAGAGCGAGTGGAGGAAGGTGATGGAGGCGTCGTTCGGAAAGATGAACGAGGAGGTTGGAGGGAGGGAATTGGGTGGACGCGTCGACGAGGACGGCAGGGTCGACGGCGGTGGTGGGGAAGGAGGAGGTTGTGGTGGCAAAATGCGGGGATTCGCGAGCGGTGTTGTGTTGTGGCGATGTGGCCGTGCCCTTGTCTGTTGATCACAAG GCTTGCTGAGAAGGAGAGTGGAAGCAGCTGGAGGAAGGGTCATAGATTGGAATGGATCCCGTGTCCTAGGCGTGCTTGCTACATTGAGGTCAATGG GAGATTATTGTTTAAAGCAATACGTGATGGCTGA
- the LOC108958747 gene encoding uncharacterized protein LOC108958747 isoform X1, with protein sequence MQRRRWRERVEEGDGGVVRKDERGGWREGIGWTRRRGRQGRRRWWGRRRLWWQNAGIRERCCVVAMWPCPCLLITRLAEKESGSSWRKGHRLEWIPCPRRACYIEVNGYVGLYQSNGANDGLYSMLLCMECWFPIAVVTSASAE encoded by the exons ATGCAGCGACGGAGATGGAGAGAGCGAGTGGAGGAAGGTGATGGAGGCGTCGTTCGGAAAGATGAACGAGGAGGTTGGAGGGAGGGAATTGGGTGGACGCGTCGACGAGGACGGCAGGGTCGACGGCGGTGGTGGGGAAGGAGGAGGTTGTGGTGGCAAAATGCGGGGATTCGCGAGCGGTGTTGTGTTGTGGCGATGTGGCCGTGCCCTTGTCTGTTGATCACAAG GCTTGCTGAGAAGGAGAGTGGAAGCAGCTGGAGGAAGGGTCATAGATTGGAATGGATCCCGTGTCCTAGGCGTGCTTGCTACATTGAGGTCAATGGGTATGTGGGACTTTATCAATCAAATGGCGCTAATGATGGACTTTATTCGATGCTTTTATGCATGGAATGTTGGTTTCCAATTGCAGTGGTTACTTCAGCAAGTGCTGAGTAA